One genomic window of Phoenix dactylifera cultivar Barhee BC4 unplaced genomic scaffold, palm_55x_up_171113_PBpolish2nd_filt_p 000097F, whole genome shotgun sequence includes the following:
- the LOC103713397 gene encoding heterogeneous nuclear ribonucleoprotein Q-like isoform X2: MDVEEGAEVVEGEAVESEVEGVDEERDVGAGKDEGADGLDDADNSESYDDGEDNEEVEEEDPSLYMQADNEEIEEEDPSLYMQDTMTERKKQKEFEIFIGGLNKEAVEEDLMHVFGVFGEIQSVRIVRNLSTQKSKGFAFIRYASVEHAKKALAELKDGTEVRGKQVGISASQYNDTLYLGNICKTWTKDHVLETLKGYGIEQVEHILLPDDPNNEGKIKGFAFLEFNSHSDAMAAFQRLKKPDAVFGCDRSAKVAFAQTPMHPAEEILLQVKTVFIESIPVSWDEEKIKELCKQFGEVEKVQLFRKFTTSKKKDFGFIEFTSRESAVACVEGINSAQLGEDEVKVKANLAKPLNKRRLARQRARGGFKVKKNEEVSEEAGQSKKKKHSKSKEVLVKAKTQHKLKNVEGSKSSKSQGMVAKGKHGPQLARPAKGKRRGRRSMDNAINDRPSKKARKNRNFGNLHGRPSKGFGNQRYSYSGLPEVNPVVQPTTYAPRYAQSATRYQAYTYAGPSGSKARQSDLEPHAGCIPAAKPVHYSYGYEQRRVGAYDSQARNGSDFAGAAPVTQTSYPGYSSYAGYEAGYAYPGRGAYGSGAYAPHGSYY, translated from the exons GTGCTGAAGTAGTTGAAGGGGAAGCCGTGGAAAGTGAGGTTGAAGGTGTTGATGAAGAAAGGGATGTTGGTGCTGGTAAAGATGAAGGGGCTGATGGGTTAGATGACGCTGATAACAGTGAAAGCTATGATGATGGAGAAGATAATGAAGAAGTTGAGGAAGAAGATCCCTCTTTATATATGCAGGCAGACAATGAAGAAATTGAGGAGGAAGATCCCTCTTTATATATGCAGGACACTATGACAGAGAGAAAAAAGCAGAAGGAATTTGAGATATTTATTGGTGGGTTAAATAAAGAAGCTGTTGAGGAAGATTTAATGCATGTCTTTGGTGTGTTTGGGGAGATTCAGTCTGTTAGGATAGTTAGAAATCTATCAACACAGAAAAGTAAGGGGTTTGCATTTATTCGTTACGCTAGTGTTGAGCATGCGAAGAAGGCTCTTGCTGAGCTAAAAGATGGGACAGAG GTGAGAGGGAAGCAGGTTGGAATATCAGCTAGTCAATATAATGATACCCTTTACCTGGGAAACATCTGCAAGACTTGGACAAAAGATCAC GTGCTTGAGACATTAAAAGGATATGGAATTGAACAAGTAGAGCACATACTCTTGCCTGATGATCCCAATAATGAAGGGAAAATCAAAGGTTTTGCTTTCCTTGAATTCAATTCACATTCTGATGCAATGGCAGCATTTCAGCGGTTAAAAAAACCAGATGCTGTATTTGGCTGTGATAGGAGTGCGAAAGTTGCTTTTGCACAAACTCCAATGCATCCAGCTGAGGAAATTTTGTTACAG GTTAAAACTGTATTCATTGAAAGTATTCCAGTCTCTTGGGATGAAGAAAAAATCAAAGAACTTTGCAAACAATTTGGTGAGGTAGAGAAAGTACAACTATTTCGGAAGTTCACAACAagtaaaaagaaagattttgggTTTATTGAATTTACTTCTCGAGAAAGTGCTGTAGCTTGTGTCGAAGGAATAAACAGTGCTCAACTtggagaagatgaggtcaag GTCAAAGCTAATCTTGCTAAGCCTTTGAATAAGAGAAGGCTTGCTAGGCAGCGTGCTCGAGGTGGATTTAAGGTTAAGAAGAATGAAGAAGTTTCTGAAGAGGCTGGCCAATCTAAGAAGAAAAAACATTCCAAGTCAAAAGAGGTTCTTGTCAAGGCAAAAACTCAACACAAATTAAAAAATGTTGAAGGGAGCAAGTCATCTAAGTCCCAAGGCATGGTTGCAAAGGGTAAACATGGTCCTCAACTAGCACGGCCTGCTAAAGGTAAACGACGTGGTAGGAGGAGCATGGACAATGCCATTAATGACAGGCCATCAAAGAAGGCACGTAAAAATCGCAACTTTG GTAACTTGCATGGTAGACCTTCTAAAGGCTTTGGCAACCAAAGGTACAGTTACTCAGGGCTACCGGAAGTAAACCCTGTCGTGCAACCTACCACCTATGCTCCAAGAtatgcacaatctgcaactagATACCAGGCTTACACTTATGCTGGACCTTCTGGTTCTAAAGCTCGTCAGTCTGATCTG GAACCTCATGCTGGATGTATTCCTGCAGCAAAACCTGTTCATTATAGTTATGGATATGAGCAAAGAAG GGTTGGTGCTTATGATAGCCAAGCAAGGAATGGTTCTGACTTTGCTGGAG
- the LOC103713397 gene encoding heterogeneous nuclear ribonucleoprotein Q-like isoform X1: MDVEEGAEVVEGEAVESEVEGVDEERDVGAGKDEGADGLDDADNSESYDDGEDNEEVEEEDPSLYMQADNEEIEEEDPSLYMQDTMTERKKQKEFEIFIGGLNKEAVEEDLMHVFGVFGEIQSVRIVRNLSTQKSKGFAFIRYASVEHAKKALAELKDGTEVRGKQVGISASQYNDTLYLGNICKTWTKDHVLETLKGYGIEQVEHILLPDDPNNEGKIKGFAFLEFNSHSDAMAAFQRLKKPDAVFGCDRSAKVAFAQTPMHPAEEILLQVKTVFIESIPVSWDEEKIKELCKQFGEVEKVQLFRKFTTSKKKDFGFIEFTSRESAVACVEGINSAQLGEDEVKVKANLAKPLNKRRLARQRARGGFKVKKNEEVSEEAGQSKKKKHSKSKEVLVKAKTQHKLKNVEGSKSSKSQGMVAKGKHGPQLARPAKGKRRGRRSMDNAINDRPSKKARKNRNFGNLHGRPSKGFGNQRYSYSGLPEVNPVVQPTTYAPRYAQSATRYQAYTYAGPSGSKARQSDLEPHAGCIPAAKPVHYSYGYEQRRVGAYDSQARNGSDFAGAAAPVTQTSYPGYSSYAGYEAGYAYPGRGAYGSGAYAPHGSYY; this comes from the exons GTGCTGAAGTAGTTGAAGGGGAAGCCGTGGAAAGTGAGGTTGAAGGTGTTGATGAAGAAAGGGATGTTGGTGCTGGTAAAGATGAAGGGGCTGATGGGTTAGATGACGCTGATAACAGTGAAAGCTATGATGATGGAGAAGATAATGAAGAAGTTGAGGAAGAAGATCCCTCTTTATATATGCAGGCAGACAATGAAGAAATTGAGGAGGAAGATCCCTCTTTATATATGCAGGACACTATGACAGAGAGAAAAAAGCAGAAGGAATTTGAGATATTTATTGGTGGGTTAAATAAAGAAGCTGTTGAGGAAGATTTAATGCATGTCTTTGGTGTGTTTGGGGAGATTCAGTCTGTTAGGATAGTTAGAAATCTATCAACACAGAAAAGTAAGGGGTTTGCATTTATTCGTTACGCTAGTGTTGAGCATGCGAAGAAGGCTCTTGCTGAGCTAAAAGATGGGACAGAG GTGAGAGGGAAGCAGGTTGGAATATCAGCTAGTCAATATAATGATACCCTTTACCTGGGAAACATCTGCAAGACTTGGACAAAAGATCAC GTGCTTGAGACATTAAAAGGATATGGAATTGAACAAGTAGAGCACATACTCTTGCCTGATGATCCCAATAATGAAGGGAAAATCAAAGGTTTTGCTTTCCTTGAATTCAATTCACATTCTGATGCAATGGCAGCATTTCAGCGGTTAAAAAAACCAGATGCTGTATTTGGCTGTGATAGGAGTGCGAAAGTTGCTTTTGCACAAACTCCAATGCATCCAGCTGAGGAAATTTTGTTACAG GTTAAAACTGTATTCATTGAAAGTATTCCAGTCTCTTGGGATGAAGAAAAAATCAAAGAACTTTGCAAACAATTTGGTGAGGTAGAGAAAGTACAACTATTTCGGAAGTTCACAACAagtaaaaagaaagattttgggTTTATTGAATTTACTTCTCGAGAAAGTGCTGTAGCTTGTGTCGAAGGAATAAACAGTGCTCAACTtggagaagatgaggtcaag GTCAAAGCTAATCTTGCTAAGCCTTTGAATAAGAGAAGGCTTGCTAGGCAGCGTGCTCGAGGTGGATTTAAGGTTAAGAAGAATGAAGAAGTTTCTGAAGAGGCTGGCCAATCTAAGAAGAAAAAACATTCCAAGTCAAAAGAGGTTCTTGTCAAGGCAAAAACTCAACACAAATTAAAAAATGTTGAAGGGAGCAAGTCATCTAAGTCCCAAGGCATGGTTGCAAAGGGTAAACATGGTCCTCAACTAGCACGGCCTGCTAAAGGTAAACGACGTGGTAGGAGGAGCATGGACAATGCCATTAATGACAGGCCATCAAAGAAGGCACGTAAAAATCGCAACTTTG GTAACTTGCATGGTAGACCTTCTAAAGGCTTTGGCAACCAAAGGTACAGTTACTCAGGGCTACCGGAAGTAAACCCTGTCGTGCAACCTACCACCTATGCTCCAAGAtatgcacaatctgcaactagATACCAGGCTTACACTTATGCTGGACCTTCTGGTTCTAAAGCTCGTCAGTCTGATCTG GAACCTCATGCTGGATGTATTCCTGCAGCAAAACCTGTTCATTATAGTTATGGATATGAGCAAAGAAG GGTTGGTGCTTATGATAGCCAAGCAAGGAATGGTTCTGACTTTGCTGGAG